GGCTGAGAGGTCAAAATTTGGGTCTCAGATCAAGGTCGAGAGTCGGGGGTTTGAATTTGGATCCCAAGTCTGGGCTCGTTTCAGATGGTGAGATTTAAGAAATGTTTTGAAATTATATTATCCTAATTTAAGgaaagttttgatttttttcccttcaatttttcttaaattaaaggaaaataaattcctttaaaaaatattttacaaacaTTTAAACcaatcaaacatgaaaaaatttaaaaaaaatatatatatttttcttcgtaccaaatacatccTTCCTTAGTAAGTATACTTTTTAGAGATACATACAACCTTACATATATTAAGAGAGTGCCAATAGTGAATACCCTTGTGTTAATTATCCATATTATATGATGACTCACTTTTAAACAATTGAATAACCaactcattttaaaataaattaatcgaATAGATACTAATAAATTTGACTCATTCTGCCACCCCTTGACAAATGGTATCAAAGACATTGCAGTGAGGAAAACTGCCTTTGCTTGTGAGATATAATTTGCTAACTTCAGATAGTTTGGTTTGTGTGGTCTCTGCTGAATCAGTCATTAAACAACTATTGGCCAGACATAAAGGACCTACCTACATGGCCTAATGCTACACTATAGATGGTCCAACACAAATCAATAAATTTCTGATAGTGTTATATAACTATCATATATTACTCATCGATTATACATGACCCtggataggagggtgtggaggacacacattagggtagaggGCTAGGACATattggttttattctcccttattcgtaggcgtattaacgcactatgatttctggTACTCtgctgtatgttatttatggtatttatgttattatccaataataatatgtactgttttttgtgctttgattatactattgtttggacggttttcgttatctacttatttactctaatattcttgtctgaccttgttctatgtttttattgagccgagggtctttcggaaacagccgtcctacattggtaggagtcaggtctgcgtacactctaccctccccagaccccacgatgtgggatttcactgggttgttgttgttgtatattacTCATCGATCTATTTTTACTTGTCTAATTATTAATCAAGTCATCTCactagttaaaaaaaataaattagaaataatTAGTACTAAGTAATAAAGGTAAATAGGTATAAATTATTTGttgattttattaaattaaacaagtaaaaatgaacatTTATTTTACTTATAGTAGACAAATAATAAACTAAACGGAGGGGATATGTGGTTTGTTCTATATATCCAATATGTAAAAGTACTGAGCTATTTCTTGTGTCCCAAAATAATTGTCAtcttttacttttcaaaaattattttttctaattttcacACCTAAATTAGATTAAATCAACTCAATATTTCaccatcaaaatttaaatatataaaagtacagctacaaatttcaattttttcacgTTTATCTTATGAAAACATATATTTTCACTTGTTTGTCAATATTAGGTGATTTGACTCTCGAGAAACAGCATATGGTAATTAATTTGGAACGTAAAGAAGTACATCACATAAACTATCTCAATCCTAAAATGAATCTCCTATTCTTATCTAATACTATAAGCTTTAAATCTTTAcgtcaataattacccaaactAATGTTTTTAGGTTTGCACTGTTGGTATATGGATATTAATCTCTAatttaattatgtttattaattaatgaataTCAAGTAAGTTACTAAAGATTGGATATTATAAACGTACTTGTTCTTTTTCCCAACATAAGCAGGATTGATGACTCCAAAATCAAGATTCCTAGTAGAAATTGGATGTCTGCTCACCATCCCTGTCTTCAAATTTATCTTCACTTTTTCAACACATGCATGTATCATGTCCATCCTCTCCATTGTATGCTCCACCGATAATATATTCGGTGCCACCAACACTATCGTATCACCTCCGTCCTCATCCCACGCATTTATCGCGTGTACAATATTAAACCCTGGTACATCGAACCACCTCATTTCCGATTCATCCTTGGCGTAACGTGGAATCACGCCAATTCGGGGGATTTTCCCCGAGTCTGCACCCACCGGTGAACCACCTGTGATTAACTCAATTGGGTTCATTCCAATTTGTATGTCTGAAAATATTGCGTATTTTTTTGTAATTGCAAAGTCATGAAGAAATGACGGGCGGGTCATGGAGAATATGGGCACGTCTGGGGTTTTCGTACCGTTTGGTTCGATCCGAAAGTAAGTTAAAAACGGAGGCATCGGACCGTAACGGAAAGCAAAAGCCTCGTTAGTATCCGGATCGATTTTGGGATGTGCCGTCATGCTCATGAAAAGTTTTCCGTCAAAATCGTGACGGCCGAGGGTAATAATATCACCATCTGGGGCTATTTTTACTGCATATGGTAAATCAGATTCACCGAGGGCGAATAGTTTATCCCCGAATAAAGCCAAGCTTGTGTTAGCAAGGCCTATACCGTTTGTGAGATTGAACTGTCCCGCAATAGCCCGGGCCGCAGTGATAGCACCACGCGCGGCCGAGGCAGTGAGACCGTTGAAACCGGAGAACACATTAGGGAAAACGGGGGAACCGGCTTCACGTTCTGTTGTGTACTTGTAAGTCTCCACGAATCGGCTGCAGAGCGTAGCTTTGCCTTGGTAAATTCTAATAGAGTGAAGCATTCCATCGCCGTCAAAAAGATGGTAAGGTCCACGTGGTAGATATTGAGGGTTAGGACCATTTCGGATGTACGCTCCGTCTAAACAAGGTGGAAGGGAGCCTTTCACTACTTGGCATTCAGTAGGAGGAAGCTCATTCACTGGAGCGAAATTGTTAGAGAGAACATACCTTGGATCAACAGAAGATTTCAAAGGAGGATCAATAAAAGTATTTATGAAATCATCAAATACATTAAAGATAACGGAGGAAAATGATGGTTCAAGAGGTTTTCTTGAGGGCATAGGTTCTCTTTTTGGAGTTGGATTTGGTGTTGAAAAGGTTGGGTTTTCTTGTGGTTTTGTGCTAGTAGTAGTGGTGGTGATTGTTTGTGGCCTTTCATCAATTCTAACGGAGAAAACTTTAAGAGTAGGAGAAGATGAATAATTATTAAGAGATTTAGGGTGTTGTGATAATGTAGAAAGGAAAGTTGAAGAGAGAGCATCCATTGTGTTTCTTATTGAAGGGGAAAAAAAGATATAATGATACTAAAGagtaaaggaaagaagaataagTACTCGAATGAAGTCCTATGGCCAATTTATGGGAGTAGGGAAGTGATGAGTAAAGCAAAAGAAAGGGACTATTTATTTAGGGAACATCACATTTTCCTAAAGTGGGGTAGTGAAAAGAGACTTGACTGCTTATCCACTACTACACATTACAcaaattgaacaaaaaaatCAAGCTTATTAATTTGTTATGAATTCAATAAATCTTAAGTAAATATTTGAACACCACTAAAAgtagatgaaaatgatatttttaaaaattgagtgATTTTTATTTGGTTATAGATTATTATTTAGTGactttattagtataaaatttgtttattgtatatatttaaaattgtcttttttattattttaagatgtataaacaataaaataaaatgattatttgCTTACCTGTAAATCTACAcctacaataaaaaaaattatattgtatcctagaaatttaaatttattttatttgatttcttTATAAGGAGCAAATATTCTCTTCGTTAGACGAACTTTTAGgcatactaaaaatatttgtttcgATTAAGAATATAGTTGTGCATCTTTTTTTTAAACAGTTAAAAGAAACTCAAGGATGCGGTGACGTACCTTATTCAATAAGTAAATTTCCTTAATTGCTATAATATTTTAACTTTCATTAATTTAATCAAGACACATAGAGAATATTAGGTGACGCACTCgagagaagaaaataattatgcTTTTAAGATATTGTATGTCGAAACCGAGAATGCAGTTATGCATCTAGTTTGAGACAATAAAATTCAACAATAAAAAATGCAAGCAAACCGTAACATGTAATAATATATCCAAAAACTAATAATTTAAGATAAGTATAAGTCAATAAAAGCGACAATGTTAAAAATACAGGACTCGAGGGATACCTATGTAACTACCTATTCTCTTCGTTAGGGATAGGCCAATGGGAAAGAATTTTGAGGTAAAAacctttgggtagtaacttcgaaaaattTGAATCTAGGCCAGACTTAGACGAATTCTAAGTTAGGTGAAGTCTAGGTTGATCACgtgaatgatgggaggtcaaatttataatttgattagACAAGATGATAGTCAAGACGACACGGAGCATTTACGATTTCACAGAATCGCATTTGAATTAGTAAAATTCCCAAAATCTAAGTTGgcatgaagggtatattttaatacatctttgaAAAGGGGTGTTTTATGAAATGAGGGCTTGGAAAACAAACTCCGAGCTCACTATTTCTACATATCCAGCCAAAGAGGGATTATTCCCGCAAGAGCAGGGCCGCTAGAGCGGGATCTGTCCCTCAAGAGCGGGACAGTTGCGACTTAAATCGTGAAAAAAAACAGAAACactcttttcttcaacattcagtTTCTAAAAACTCcaga
The genomic region above belongs to Solanum dulcamara chromosome 5, daSolDulc1.2, whole genome shotgun sequence and contains:
- the LOC129889566 gene encoding probable carotenoid cleavage dioxygenase 4, chloroplastic, encoding MDALSSTFLSTLSQHPKSLNNYSSSPTLKVFSVRIDERPQTITTTTTSTKPQENPTFSTPNPTPKREPMPSRKPLEPSFSSVIFNVFDDFINTFIDPPLKSSVDPRYVLSNNFAPVNELPPTECQVVKGSLPPCLDGAYIRNGPNPQYLPRGPYHLFDGDGMLHSIRIYQGKATLCSRFVETYKYTTEREAGSPVFPNVFSGFNGLTASAARGAITAARAIAGQFNLTNGIGLANTSLALFGDKLFALGESDLPYAVKIAPDGDIITLGRHDFDGKLFMSMTAHPKIDPDTNEAFAFRYGPMPPFLTYFRIEPNGTKTPDVPIFSMTRPSFLHDFAITKKYAIFSDIQIGMNPIELITGGSPVGADSGKIPRIGVIPRYAKDESEMRWFDVPGFNIVHAINAWDEDGGDTIVLVAPNILSVEHTMERMDMIHACVEKVKINLKTGMVSRHPISTRNLDFGVINPAYVGKKNKYVYAAIGDPMPKVTGIVKLDVSVAEIDRRDCIVACRLFGEGCFGGEPFFVAKNPAGDEDDGYVVSYVHNEKTGESSFLVMDAISPNLDIVAAVKLPHRVPYGFHGLFVKESDRMNL